A genomic region of Pontibacillus yanchengensis contains the following coding sequences:
- the metK gene encoding methionine adenosyltransferase translates to MAANRRLFTSESVTEGHPDKICDQISDAILDEILKNDPNARVACETTVTTGLVLVSGEISTNTYVDIQSIVRDTIKEIGYTRAKFGFDAETCAVLTAIDEQSADIAQGVNESYETREGQMTDKEIENIGAGDQGLMFGYASNETPEYMPLPISLAHKLAKRLSDVRKDETLEYLRPDGKTQVTVEYDENNQPLRIDTIVISTQHHPEITLEQITEDLKEQVINPIVPKELLDDKTKYYINPTGRFVIGGPQGDAGLTGRKIIVDTYGGYARHGGGAFSGKDATKVDRSAAYAARYVAKNIVAAELADSCEVQLAYAIGVAQPVSISINTFGSGKVSEEALVEAVRNIFDLRPAGIIKMLDLRRPIYKDTAAFGHFGRTDVEFPWEKTDKASELMEQVRK, encoded by the coding sequence ATGGCTGCAAATCGCCGCTTATTCACATCAGAATCTGTTACAGAAGGACATCCAGACAAAATTTGTGACCAAATTTCTGATGCGATTTTAGATGAAATATTAAAAAATGACCCAAATGCACGAGTTGCTTGTGAAACAACTGTAACCACAGGCTTAGTATTGGTTTCCGGTGAAATTTCAACGAATACCTACGTTGATATTCAATCCATTGTGCGAGATACCATTAAAGAGATTGGCTACACGAGAGCAAAATTCGGCTTTGATGCTGAAACTTGTGCTGTATTGACTGCTATTGATGAGCAATCAGCTGATATAGCACAAGGGGTAAACGAATCATATGAAACTCGTGAAGGTCAAATGACGGACAAGGAAATTGAAAATATTGGGGCTGGAGACCAGGGTCTTATGTTTGGATATGCTAGTAATGAGACACCTGAATATATGCCATTACCAATTTCTCTAGCTCATAAATTAGCCAAACGATTATCCGATGTTCGTAAGGATGAAACACTAGAATACTTACGTCCAGATGGAAAAACGCAGGTAACAGTGGAATATGATGAAAACAATCAACCACTTCGAATTGATACCATCGTCATTTCTACCCAGCATCATCCGGAAATCACATTAGAACAAATTACAGAAGATCTTAAAGAACAGGTAATCAATCCCATTGTTCCAAAAGAATTATTAGATGACAAAACAAAATATTACATCAATCCAACGGGCCGTTTTGTAATTGGTGGACCTCAAGGAGATGCAGGTCTTACAGGGCGGAAAATTATCGTAGATACGTACGGTGGATATGCTCGTCATGGTGGTGGTGCTTTTAGTGGTAAAGACGCTACCAAAGTAGACCGTTCTGCAGCCTATGCCGCGCGCTATGTAGCTAAAAATATAGTAGCAGCTGAACTTGCGGATTCTTGTGAAGTCCAGCTTGCTTACGCCATTGGAGTTGCTCAACCTGTATCCATTTCTATTAATACGTTTGGCTCAGGTAAGGTATCTGAGGAAGCCTTGGTAGAAGCTGTTCGAAACATCTTCGACCTACGTCCAGCTGGTATTATTAAAATGCTTGATCTGCGCCGCCCTATATATAAAGATACGGCAGCATTCGGTCACTTTGGTCGTACAGATGTAGAATTCCCATGGGAAAAAACCGATAAAGCTTCAGAATT